In Solanum pennellii chromosome 3, SPENNV200, a single window of DNA contains:
- the LOC107015173 gene encoding pentatricopeptide repeat-containing protein At1g18485, translated as MFTLASFPTAAPSPASNSCCRHQPQFQTVKVSPKPNKLRSFATTSISKSAGSICTPTPEEDSITAKSTWKNQLKNPLTLSEEITQLCETKSLSEVFRTFQEYLENAFYHSSEKSEALGVLLQACGKQKDIETGRKVHEMVTSLTRSKDDVILCTRLITMYSMCGYPSDSRSVFHQLRSKKLYQWNVLMSGYTKNELWVAVICLFIELMTSTQEKPDNFTFPLVIKACGGVLDVGMGKAIHGMASKTGLVGDVFVSNALISMYGKFGLVEEAMKVFEHMPERNLVSWNSMISVFSANGYIEQSFDLFRNIFTGDEVLVPDTTTMVIMLPICAAEEEVEFGKIIHDLAVKLGLSDELTVNNSLVDMYCKVGCLSDAQVLFEKNESKSVVSWNSIIGGYSREGDDRGTFHLMRRMQSTEEYMKANEVTLLNVLSVCLEESEQLIVKELHGYSLRNGLEYHELLTNAFIAAYANCGLLRYAELVFHGVANKTVSSWNALISGYAQNEDPSKALTLSSKMMNYGLRPDWFTIGSLLFACSHLKLLHCGTLVHGFVLRNSLQTDTSTIVSLVSFYMTCGKPELAQRLFDRIEDKNVVSWNVMIAGYLQNGLPDKAFCLLRYMVSHRFQPDEISVTSVLGACSTLSAVRLGKEVHCFALKSNLIEDSFVHCSIIDMYAKSGFIGMSKYVFDHIPLKDIASWTAMITGYAVHGLGMEAIELFQEMQKSGFIPASLTYVSILMACNHAGLIEEGRQYVREMQTLHGLKPELEHYACVIDMLARAGQFDDALNLMAEMPMQPDAQIWCSLLNSCIVHAQSNLGMKCANKLLELEPKRAEIYVLVSNFFARYGDWDSVRQVRDKMKELSLQKEIGCSQIEIGGKSYNFAVGNMLSKP; from the coding sequence AAAAGTTTGTCGGAAGTTTTCCGTACATTTCAAGAATACCTCGAAAACGCCTTCTACCACTCGTCGGAAAAATCCGAGGCCTTAGGCGTACTCTTACAGGCATGTGGTAAGCAAAAGGACATTGAAACGGGTCGTAAAGTCCATGAAATGGTTACTTCGTTGACCCGATCGAAAGATGACGTTATACTCTGTACGCGGCTCATCACGATGTACTCCATGTGTGGTTATCCTTCTGATTCTCGCTCTGTTTTCCATCAATTACGAAGCAAGAAACTGTACCAATGGAATGTTCTTATGAGTGGGTACACAAAGAATGAACTTTGGGTTGCTGTTATCTGTTTGTTTATTGAGTTGATGACTTCAACCCAGGAAAAGCCAGACAATTTTACCTTTCCTTTGGTTATCAAGGCTTGTGGAGGGGTTCTTGATGTGGGTATGGGGAAAGCTATTCATGGGATGGCATCAAAGACGGGTTTGGTTGGCGATGTCTTTGTAAGCAATGCGTTAATTTCCATGTATGGGAAGTTTGGTCTTGTTGAGGAAGCTATGAAAGTGTTTGAGCATATGCCTGAGAGGAATCTGGTTTCGTGGAACTCAATGATTTCTGTGTTCTCAGCGAATGGATATATTGAACAAAGTTTTGATCTTTTCAGAAATATATTTACAGGGGATGAAGTTCTTGTTCCAGACACGACTACCATGGTTATTATGCTGCCAATTTGTGCAGCAGAAGAAGAAGTGGAATTTGGGAAGATTATTCATGATTTAGCTGTAAAGCTAGGATTATCTGACGAGTTAACAGTGAATAATTCTTTAGTGGATATGTATTGCAAAGTTGGATGCCTTTCTGATGCACAAGTTCTGTTTGAGAAAAATGAGAGCAAAAGTGTGGTCTCTTGGAACTCCATTATCGGGGGTTATTCAAGAGAAGGAGATGATAGAGGAACATTTCATCTTATGAGAAGGATGCAAAGTACTGAGGAGTACATGAAGGCGAATGAGGTTACTCTACTGAATGTTTTGTCCGTTTGCCTAGAGGAGTCAGAGCAGTTGATAGTGAAAGAACTGCATGGCTACTCGCTTAGAAATGGTCTTGAATACCATGAGTTGTTAACAAATGCTTTTATAGCTGCCTATGCAAACTGTGGATTGCTCAGATATGCGGAGCTTGTATTCCACGGAGTGGCGAACAAGACAGTAAGCTCTTGGAATGCACTGATAAGTGGCTATGCTCAGAATGAGGATCCATCTAAGGCTTTGACTCTGTCCTCtaaaatgatgaattatggCTTGCGTCCTGACTGGTTCACTATTGGTAGCCTTCTGTTTGCTTGTTCCCACTTAAAACTGCTACATTGTGGTACACTAGTTCACGGTTTTGTACTTAGAAATAGTCTACAAACAGATACATCTACAATAGTTTCCCTAGTTTCATTCTACATGACTTGTGGAAAACCAGAGCTAGCACAACGTCTGTTTGACAGGAtagaagataaaaatgtggtatCCTGGAATGTAATGATAGCTGGTTATTTGCAAAATGGGCTACCAGATAAAGCCTTTTGTCTGCTTCGTTATATGGTATCTCATAGATTTCAACCTGATGAAATTTCTGTGACAAGTGTTTTAGGGGCTTGTTCAACATTGTCTGCTGTCAGGCTGGGGAAAGAAGTTCATTGCTTTGCACTGAAATCCAACCTTATAGAAGATAGTTTTGTCCATTGCTCAATCATAGACATGTATGCAAAATCTGGATTCATAGGAATGTCCAAGTATGTTTTTGACCATATTCCACTCAAAGATATAGCATCATGGACAGCTATGATTACAGGATATGCAGTTCATGGACTTGGAATGGAGGCCATCGAGCTATTTCAGGAAATGCAAAAATCGGGCTTCATCCCTGCCAGTTTGACGTATGTCTCTATTTTAATGGCATGTAACCACGCCGGGCTCATTGAAGAAGGTCGACAATATGTTAGAGAGATGCAGACATTGCATGGTCTCAAACCTGAATTGGAGCATTATGCATGTGTTATTGACATGCTGGCTCGTGCTGGACAGTTTGATGATGCCTTAAATCTCATGGCTGAGATGCCTATGCAGCCAGATGCTCAAATTTGGTGTTCGTTGCTCAATTCATGTATAGTTCACGCCCAGTCAAATCTTGGGATGAAATGTGCTAACAAGTTACTGGAATTAGAACCAAAGAGAGCAGAAATCTATGTTTTAGTATCCAATTTTTTTGCTAGATATGGGGACTGGGATTCTGTTAGACAAGTGAGGGACAAGATGAAAGAATTAAGCTTGCAAAAAGAAATTGGTTGCAGTCAGAttgaaattggaggaaaaaGCTACAACTTTGCTGTTGGCAATATGCTTTCCAAGCCATAA
- the LOC107012715 gene encoding uncharacterized protein LOC107012715 isoform X3, with amino-acid sequence MDSSAANSVSNSPISSAPQSPRPPPPSQPHQEVSNLSVLEAVKKEEVIEDPLDDMETEQDEKFKRYEVEARRYLMSKYFSDKTIFGGMSRECATSFELEEAIITPHASGKGNIFDVKMGINGEQVKVSWVPVLCRSR; translated from the exons ATGGATTCTTCGGCGGCAAATTCTGTGTCGAACTCCCCTATATCCTCTGCTCCTCAGTCTCCCCGGCCTCCGCCTCCGTCGCAACCGCATCAG gAGGTCTCAAACCTCTCTGTTCTTGAAGCTGTGAAGAAGGAGGAAGTGATCGAAGATCCTCTCGA TGATATGGAGACTGAACAGGATGAGAAGTTCAAGAGGTATGAAGTTGAGGCTAGGAGATATTTAATGTCCAAGTACTTTTCAGACAAGACTATTTTTGGAG GTATGAGTCGTGAATGTGCTACATCGTTTGAGTTAGAAGAGGCTATTATCACTCCGCATGCATCAGGAAAAG GAAACATCTTTGATGTTAAAATGGGTATAAATGGAGAGCAAGTAAAA GTTTCCTGGGTACCAGTCTTATGCAGATCCCGCTAA
- the LOC107012715 gene encoding uncharacterized protein LOC107012715 isoform X1 yields the protein MDSSAANSVSNSPISSAPQSPRPPPPSQPHQEVSNLSVLEAVKKEEVIEDPLDDMETEQDEKFKRYEVEARRYLMSKYFSDKTIFGGMSRECATSFELEEAIITPHASGKGNIFDVKMGINGEQVKVSRFPGYQSYADPANFNDDNSSDSVSTMETPSQSTANGHQPSQS from the exons ATGGATTCTTCGGCGGCAAATTCTGTGTCGAACTCCCCTATATCCTCTGCTCCTCAGTCTCCCCGGCCTCCGCCTCCGTCGCAACCGCATCAG gAGGTCTCAAACCTCTCTGTTCTTGAAGCTGTGAAGAAGGAGGAAGTGATCGAAGATCCTCTCGA TGATATGGAGACTGAACAGGATGAGAAGTTCAAGAGGTATGAAGTTGAGGCTAGGAGATATTTAATGTCCAAGTACTTTTCAGACAAGACTATTTTTGGAG GTATGAGTCGTGAATGTGCTACATCGTTTGAGTTAGAAGAGGCTATTATCACTCCGCATGCATCAGGAAAAG GAAACATCTTTGATGTTAAAATGGGTATAAATGGAGAGCAAGTAAAAGTAAGTAG GTTTCCTGGGTACCAGTCTTATGCAGATCCCGCTAATTTTAATGACGATAACAGTAGCGACTCAGTCTCTACAATGGAAACTCCATCCCAGAGTACTGCTAATGGGCATCAACCTTCCCAATCTTGA
- the LOC107012715 gene encoding uncharacterized protein LOC107012715 isoform X2, whose product MDSSAANSVSNSPISSAPQSPRPPPPSQPHQEVSNLSVLEAVKKEEVIEDPLDDMETEQDEKFKRYEVEARRYLMSKYFSDKTIFGGNIFDVKMGINGEQVKVSRFPGYQSYADPANFNDDNSSDSVSTMETPSQSTANGHQPSQS is encoded by the exons ATGGATTCTTCGGCGGCAAATTCTGTGTCGAACTCCCCTATATCCTCTGCTCCTCAGTCTCCCCGGCCTCCGCCTCCGTCGCAACCGCATCAG gAGGTCTCAAACCTCTCTGTTCTTGAAGCTGTGAAGAAGGAGGAAGTGATCGAAGATCCTCTCGA TGATATGGAGACTGAACAGGATGAGAAGTTCAAGAGGTATGAAGTTGAGGCTAGGAGATATTTAATGTCCAAGTACTTTTCAGACAAGACTATTTTTGGAG GAAACATCTTTGATGTTAAAATGGGTATAAATGGAGAGCAAGTAAAAGTAAGTAG GTTTCCTGGGTACCAGTCTTATGCAGATCCCGCTAATTTTAATGACGATAACAGTAGCGACTCAGTCTCTACAATGGAAACTCCATCCCAGAGTACTGCTAATGGGCATCAACCTTCCCAATCTTGA
- the LOC107015261 gene encoding E3 ubiquitin ligase BIG BROTHER-related-like produces the protein MAQVSISLLNFLNDGEDDVIEHENGVVEDLDSSPYWPLSFGDFDVYDPSDLSDFPSRSQISSYSRRRTGLALSDDVSETDSVVTVMDRENQVNFVMDMFQQRVEQSQSLIRVVSNPDLLHADPVLETDFGLIGGDEFTGMSSLDVDFGLGLGFRGDSDNSGFHIEDCDGPEQFVSGLRVVDYESDWDPDDNCVSGRLFNLEEVDGEDENENICDNESDDPSLRLCWGSFQLEDHRDVNEDFEWEEIDGRVDDREILSMFLDVEEVSESPAPEDRARELENLEWEFLLNVQNLEPDPEITNDEFDFGRHVDRDDYNYTTEYELLFGQFAEGDHGFLGRPPASMTVVRDLPTVAVSKGDLENNNATCAICKDELNLGEKVRQLPCAHRYHGDCILPWLGIRNTCPVCRYELPTDDHGYERRRRVQTIHTLELDQVD, from the coding sequence ATGGCTCAGGTTTCCATTTCGCTGCTTAATTTCCTCAACGACGGCGAAGACGATGTTATCGAACATGAAAACGGCGTCGTAGAGGACCTCGACTCTTCTCCTTACTGGCCTCTCAGTTTCGGTGACTTCGATGTTTACGATCCCTCAGATCTCTCCGATTTCCCTTCCCGTTCCCAAATCTCTTCGTATTCTCGTAGGAGGACTGGTTTGGCCTTAAGCGACGATGTTTCAGAAACTGATTCGGTTGTCACCGTCATGGACCGCGAGAACCAAGTAAACTTTGTTATGGATATGTTTCAGCAACGGGTTGAGCAATCTCAATCTTTGATCCGTGTGGTTTCCAACCCTGATTTGCTGCATGCGGACCCGGTATTGGAGACCGATTTCGGTTTGATTGGAGGGGATGAGTTTACGGGAATGAGTAGCTTAGACGTTGATTTTGGGCTAGGGTTAGGTTTTCGTGGGGATTCTGATAATTCTGGGTTCCATATTGAAGATTGTGATGGCCCTGAACAGTTTGTCAGTGGGTTGAGGGTTGTGGATTATGAATCTGACTGGGACCCTGATGATAACTGCGTTTCAGGCAGATTGTTCAATCTGGAAGAAGTTGATGGCGAAGACGAAAATGAGAATATTTGCGACAATGAGAGTGATGATCCGAGTCTTCGGCTGTGTTGGGGTTCCTTCCAGTTGGAGGATCATAGGGATGTGAATGAGGACTTTGAGTGGGAAGAAATTGATGGAAGAGTTGATGACAGAGAGATTCTAAGCATGTTCTTAGATGTTGAGGAGGTATCTGAATCTCCTGCTCCAGAGGATAGAGCAAGAGAGTTGGAAAATTTGGAGTGGGAGTTTCTGTTGAATGTTCAGAATTTGGAGCCAGACCCAGAAATTACAAATGATGAATTCGATTTCGGTCGTCATGTGGATCGAGACGATTACAATTACACTACTGAGTATGAGCTATTGTTTGGACAGTTTGCAGAGGGCGATCATGGTTTTCTTGGAAGACCACCAGCTTCCATGACTGTTGTTAGAGACCTTCCAACTGTGGCTGTGAGTAAAGGTGATTTAGAAAATAACAATGCTACTTGTGCTATCTGCAAGGATGAGTTGAATTTGGGAGAAAAGGTTAGACAGTTACCATGTGCTCATAGGTATCATGGTGACTGTATTCTGCCTTGGCTTGGGATTAGGAATACCTGCCCAGTTTGTCGGTACGAGTTGCCCACAGATGATCATGGCTATGAGAGGAGAAGAAGGGTCCAGACAATTCACACACTTGAACTTGATCAAGTTGATTGA
- the LOC107012165 gene encoding WD repeat and HMG-box DNA-binding protein 1, which translates to MKIRSIKLREAHKNSNGVGSFCSVLWDQQGEHIVTASSSDSSICIHDAILPANPPKVLRQHRDGVTALSLSPNYTCLASGSIDHSVKLYKFPAGEFDTNITRFTLPIRALAFNKSGTMLAAGGDDEGIKLINTIDGSIARVLKGHRGSITGIAFDPKSEYLASVDSIGTVMLWELQSGNTIHVLKGIAPVIGSDFSSANIVSWSPDGELLAVPGLKNDVVMYDRDTAEKLFSLRGDHVQPICFLSWSPNGKYMATSGLDRQVLIWDVDKKQDIDRQKFDNRITCMAWKPTGNALAVIDIMGKYGVWESAVPSSMRSPTEDIPGLSSKSGHGLLFYDEEEENPSVSGSLSDLGEGSQDESEPFSRKRLRKHHSYTDDWEEDTNEELELLPNVEPRKKAPHGHRDGSDNKRNKLKDVPLSTGPKMQEAIQPGATPQLPGKRRFLCYSMLGSITTMEHEGYSHIEIDFHDTSSGPRVPAMTDYFGFTMASLNENGSVFANPCKGEKNMSTLMYRPFGTWANNSEWSMRFEEEEVRAVALGTGWVAAITSCNFLRIFTEGGLQRHILSLDGPVVTAAGFKDELAVVTHASPPLPSNEQILEFRVFNIRTGTQPRRGRLPLTPGSCLSWFGFSEEGYLSSFDSTGVLRVFSNQYGGSWLPLFSASKLKKSEENYWVVGLNTSKLFCVICKSPDSFPEATPKPILSLLDLSFPLASSDLGSEILENEFIMNNTHLHRIQSTIEEMEAAGEDTSLLDDEAFNTEAALDRCILRLIASCCNGDKLVRATELVKLLSLEKSVKGAIKLVTALKLPNLAERFNALLEERMNRETTGGKISASTDLKGDNSFNAHAALTKSHVMVESSKRLELQDSPSLNSLAPCQTKKRPLEEPIKDVNVEAENAKARKLEMAREFKNAFDMKNAKKVRDEKDKVDEVSNAREEDEVKNANGVEDAQDQNGEAIKVTAQRPSNPFAKSSNNKPNTSLFDSLKKKVKADR; encoded by the exons ATGAAGATCAGATCCATTAAGCTTAGAGAAGCTCACAAGAACAGCAATGGTGTTGGGTCATTCTGCTCGGTTTTATGGGATCAGCAGGGCGAACACATCGTCACTGCGTCTTCTTCTGATTCTTCAATTTGCATTCACGATGCTATTTTGCCAGCTAATCCCCCTAAAGTTCTTCGACAGCACAGAGATGGCGTCACCGCTTTGTCTCTCAGCCCTAATTACACCTGTCTGGCTTCTGGATCTATTGACCATTCCGTCAAACTCTACAAATTTCCTG CTGGGGAGTTCGATACAAACATTACTAGATTTACATTGCCAATACGGGCGCTTGCATTCAATAAATCCGGAACTATGCTGGCAGCTGGTGGTGATGATGAAGGCATCAAACTTATAAATACCATTGATGGCTCGATTGCAAGAGTTCTTAAAGGACATCGAGGATCCATCACTGGCATAGCTTTTGATCCCAAAAGTGAATACCTGGCTTCAGTTGATTCAATAGGGACTGTTATGCTCTGGGAACTCCAGTCTGGGAACACTATTCATGTCTTAAAAGGAATAGCTCCTGTCATTGGTTCTGATTTTTCTTCTGCAAATATAGTTAGCTGGAGTCCTGATGGGGAACTATTAGCTGTTCCTGGCTTGAAAAATGATGTGGTGATGTACGACAGAGACACTGCAGAAAAACTGTTTTCTCTTAGAGGTGATCATGTACAACCCATTTGCTTTTTGTCTTGGTCACCAAATGGAAAGTACATGGCTACTTCTGGACTAGATAGACAGGTTTTGATATGGGATGTTGATAAGAAACAAGATATTGATCGGCAGAAATTTGATAACAGGATAACTTGTATGGCGTGGAAACCAACTGGCAATGCATTGGCAGTAATTGACATCATGGGAAAGTATGGTGTTTGGGAATCAGCTGTACCTTCTTCAATGAGATCTCCCACAGAAGATATTCCTGGTTTAAGTTCTAAAAGTGGTCATGGTCTTCTTTTCTATGATgaagaggaagaaaacccaaGTGTATCTGGTAGTTTAAGTGATCTTGGAGAAGGTAGTCAAGATGAATCTGAACCATTTAGCAGAAAAAGATTACGCAAACATCATAGTTATACTGATGATTGGGAAGAGGACACTAATGAAGAGTTGGAGTTACTTCCAAATGTTGAACCTCGTAAGAAGGCTCCTCATGGTCACAGGGATGGTTCagataataaaagaaataagcTCAAGGATGTGCCACTTTCTACTGGGCCGAAAATGCAAGAAGCTATTCAGCCAGGTGCAACTCCGCAGCTGCCAGGCAAAAGGCGTTTTCTATGTTACAGCATGCTTGGCAGTATAACCACGATGGAGCATGAAGGATACTCTCACATAGAG ATTGATTTTCATGACACAAGCAGTGGTCCCCGAGTCCCTGCAATGACTGATTATTTTGGGTTCACGATGGCTTCGTTAAATGAAAATGGAAGTGTATTTGCAAATCCATGCAAAGGTGAAAAGAATATGAGTACACTCATGTATCGACCTTTCGGAACCTGGGCAAATAACAGTGAG TGGTCAATGCGATTTGAAGAGGAAGAAGTAAGAGCTGTTGCACTAGGAACTGGCTGGGTAGCTGCCATAACTAGTTGCAATTTTCTTCGCATCTTCACAGAGGGTGGCCTGCAG AGGCATATTCTTTCCCTTGATGGACCAGTGGTTACTGCAGCAGGCTTTAAGGATGAACTTGCTGTTGTCACACATGCATCTCCCCCTCTTCCCTCGAACGAACAG ATTCTTGAATTTAGAGTCTTCAATATTCGTACTGGAACACAACCTCGCCGAGGAAGACTTCCATTGACTCCTGGTTCCTGTTTGTCATGGTTTGGTTTTAGTGAAGAGGGATATCTCAGTTCTTTTGACTCAACG GGTGTGCTAAGGGTCTTTAGTAATCAATATGGTGGGAGTTGGCTTCCACTTTTCAG TGCCAGCAAATTGAAGAAGTCAGAAGAAAACTATTGGGTTGTTGGGTTAAACACAAGCAAGTTGTTCTGTGTCATTTGCAAATCTCCCGACTCTTTTCCAGAG GCTACTCCTAAACCTATTCTCTCACTGTTGGATCTTTCATTCCCTCTTGCTTCATCTGACCTTGGATCAGAAATCCTGGAGAATGAATTTATAATGAATAACACGCATCTCCACCGG ATTCAGAGCACAATTGAAGAAATGGAAGCTGCTGGTGAGGACACCAGTTTGCTTGATGATGAGGCTTTTAATACTGAAGCTGCTCTTGACCGTTGCATCCTGAGGCTCATTGCGTCCTGCTGCAATG GAGATAAGCTAGTGAGAGCTACTGAGCTCGTAAAGCTTCTGTCTTTGGAAAAATCAGTCAAAGGTGCTATAAAGCTTGTCACAGCACTGAAACTGCCAAATTTGGCAGAGCGCTTTAATGCCCTATTGGAG GAAAGAATGAATAGAGAAACAACTGGTGGCAAAATTTCTGCATCTACTGACTTGAAAGGTGATAACTCCTTTAATGCCCATGCTGCATTAACCAAGTCCCATGTTATGGTTGAAAGCAGCAAAAGATTGGAATTACAGGATTCTCCATCCCTAAATTCCTTAGCTCCTTGTCAGACGAAAAAACGGCCTCTAGAGGAGCCAATCAAGGATGTAAACGTAGAGGCAGAAAATGCTAAAGCCAGAAAATTGGAAATGGCAAGGGAATTCAAAAATGCATTTGatatgaagaatgctaagaAAGTTAGGGATGAAAAGGACAAGGTGGATGAAGTGagtaatgcaagagaagaagaCGAAGTGAAAAATGCAAATGGAGTGGAAGATGCACAAGATCAGAATGGAGAAGCCATCAAGGTGACAGCACAACGCCCCTCTAATCCATTTGCAAAGTCATCAAACAACAAACCAAATACATCCTTGTTTGATTCCTTAAAGAAAAAGGTGAAAGCTGACCGATGA
- the LOC107014007 gene encoding uncharacterized protein LOC107014007 isoform X1, which translates to MVSLSFSSFMLVMLLFIFLTIKDTIAHTDDQAKQIVHEAENYNASDLKSYLSVKKLKLKFQQVLESVPAAAEFRLGGRKMMIEIKKDMKEVKKGESSGNYNRPLGHDSRKNLHYQGNDSDSMNSASTHNSKNDDQSDDNGSFQKIESEKFVDDTTELFTMMNKDYVGGPGSGSKPRHKPPINNFQPLHRSNP; encoded by the exons ATGGTGTCTTTAAGTTTTAGTTCCTTTATGCTTGTTATGTtactcttcatttttcttacCATAAAGGATACAATTGCTCATACTGATGACCAAG CTAAACAAATAGTCCATGAGGCTGAAAATTACAACGCCAGTGATCTAAAGAGTTATCTTAGTGTGAAAAAG ttaaaattgaaatttcagCAAGTTTTGGAGAGTGTACCGGCAGCTGCTGAATTCAGACTGGGAGGAAGAAAAATGATGATAGAGATAAAaaaagacatgaaggaagtgaAGAAAGGTGAATCATCAG GAAACTACAATAGGCCTCTTGGTCATGACTCGCGAAAGAACTTACATTATCAG GGCAATGACAGTGATTCAATGAATTCAGCAAGTACACACAACTCGAAGAACGATGATCAATCTGATGATAATGGATCATTTCAGAAGATTGAATCAGAGAAATTTGTGGACGATACGACTGAGTTATTCACCATGATGAACAAGGACTATGTTGGAGGTCCAGGATCAGGAAGCAAACCCCGTCACAAGCCCCCAATCAACAATTTCCAGCCTCTCCACAGATCAAATccttaa
- the LOC107014007 gene encoding uncharacterized protein LOC107014007 isoform X2 — translation MVSLSFSSFMLVMLLFIFLTIKDTIAHTDDQAKQIVHEAENYNASDLKSYLSVKKQVLESVPAAAEFRLGGRKMMIEIKKDMKEVKKGESSGNYNRPLGHDSRKNLHYQGNDSDSMNSASTHNSKNDDQSDDNGSFQKIESEKFVDDTTELFTMMNKDYVGGPGSGSKPRHKPPINNFQPLHRSNP, via the exons ATGGTGTCTTTAAGTTTTAGTTCCTTTATGCTTGTTATGTtactcttcatttttcttacCATAAAGGATACAATTGCTCATACTGATGACCAAG CTAAACAAATAGTCCATGAGGCTGAAAATTACAACGCCAGTGATCTAAAGAGTTATCTTAGTGTGAAAAAG CAAGTTTTGGAGAGTGTACCGGCAGCTGCTGAATTCAGACTGGGAGGAAGAAAAATGATGATAGAGATAAAaaaagacatgaaggaagtgaAGAAAGGTGAATCATCAG GAAACTACAATAGGCCTCTTGGTCATGACTCGCGAAAGAACTTACATTATCAG GGCAATGACAGTGATTCAATGAATTCAGCAAGTACACACAACTCGAAGAACGATGATCAATCTGATGATAATGGATCATTTCAGAAGATTGAATCAGAGAAATTTGTGGACGATACGACTGAGTTATTCACCATGATGAACAAGGACTATGTTGGAGGTCCAGGATCAGGAAGCAAACCCCGTCACAAGCCCCCAATCAACAATTTCCAGCCTCTCCACAGATCAAATccttaa
- the LOC107014014 gene encoding uncharacterized protein LOC107014014 isoform X2, producing the protein MVSLSFSSFMLFMLLFIFLTIKDTIVHTDDQVKQMVHEAENDNARMSHLSVEKGNERDSMNSASTHNSKNDDQSDDNGSFQNLESEKFQDDATDFFTTNKDYVPVSVTNGD; encoded by the exons ATGGTGTCTTTAAGTTTTAGTTCATTTATGCTTTTTATgcttctcttcatttttcttacAATAAAGGATACAATTGTTCATACTGATGATCAAG TTAAACAGATGGTACATGAAGCTGAAAATGATAACGCTAGGATGAGTCATCTCAGTGTGGAGAAG GGCAATGAGAGGGATTCGATGAATTCAGCAAGTACACACAACTCGAAGAACGATGATCAATCTGATGATAATGGATCATTTCAGAATCTTGAGTCAGAGAAGTTTCAGGATGATGCGACTGACTTTTTCACCACGAACAAAGACTAC GTCCCAGTATCAGTTACCAATGGTGATTAG
- the LOC107014014 gene encoding uncharacterized protein LOC107014014 isoform X1, with amino-acid sequence MVSLSFSSFMLFMLLFIFLTIKDTIVHTDDQVKQMVHEAENDNARMSHLSVEKGNERDSMNSASTHNSKNDDQSDDNGSFQNLESEKFQDDATDFFTTNKDYVRTRRFCPDFLIIFEFYLFFKVPVSVTNGD; translated from the exons ATGGTGTCTTTAAGTTTTAGTTCATTTATGCTTTTTATgcttctcttcatttttcttacAATAAAGGATACAATTGTTCATACTGATGATCAAG TTAAACAGATGGTACATGAAGCTGAAAATGATAACGCTAGGATGAGTCATCTCAGTGTGGAGAAG GGCAATGAGAGGGATTCGATGAATTCAGCAAGTACACACAACTCGAAGAACGATGATCAATCTGATGATAATGGATCATTTCAGAATCTTGAGTCAGAGAAGTTTCAGGATGATGCGACTGACTTTTTCACCACGAACAAAGACTACGTTAGAACGCGAAGATTTTGTCCTgattttcttattatatttgaattttatctttttttcaaa GTCCCAGTATCAGTTACCAATGGTGATTAG